In one Sphingobium indicum B90A genomic region, the following are encoded:
- a CDS encoding MlaA family lipoprotein, giving the protein MLTPAIAAGMLMMGAQAGTDGAAAAVPPPMAAPDAPAAAQAPPEGAPQVLVVPPPPVMPNLPGADAPAAAAPQPGEIVVTGHTRPPPGDPLERLNEKSFEAVQSVDKAVVEPVAKAYNKGLPKPARKGLRNFFSNLQEPVVFLAYMLQFKPGKAMETAGRFTINTTLGVAGLFDVAKRKPFFLPYRPNGLANVLGYYGVGPGPYMYLPIVGPTTLRDIIGDTVDKLIVPFAVGKPFNEPKYVIPATILNQLGQRAAFDETIQQIRSEENPYAYYRELYLKQRKAEIEALHGRAVEEPVTPVYGPGLGKALPPEPTPTP; this is encoded by the coding sequence ATGCTGACGCCGGCCATAGCCGCTGGAATGCTGATGATGGGCGCGCAGGCGGGAACGGATGGGGCGGCGGCGGCCGTTCCTCCCCCCATGGCCGCGCCCGACGCTCCGGCGGCCGCGCAGGCCCCGCCGGAAGGCGCGCCGCAAGTGCTGGTCGTGCCGCCGCCGCCGGTGATGCCGAACCTGCCGGGCGCCGATGCGCCTGCGGCTGCCGCGCCCCAGCCGGGGGAGATCGTCGTCACCGGCCACACCCGCCCGCCGCCGGGCGATCCGCTGGAACGGCTGAACGAAAAGAGCTTCGAGGCCGTGCAGTCGGTCGACAAGGCGGTGGTGGAGCCGGTCGCAAAGGCCTATAACAAGGGCCTGCCCAAGCCCGCGCGCAAGGGATTGCGCAACTTCTTCTCCAACCTGCAGGAGCCGGTGGTCTTCCTTGCCTATATGCTCCAGTTCAAGCCGGGCAAGGCGATGGAGACGGCGGGGCGGTTCACCATCAACACGACGTTGGGCGTGGCGGGCCTGTTCGACGTGGCGAAGCGCAAGCCCTTCTTCCTGCCCTATCGGCCCAATGGCCTCGCCAATGTGCTGGGCTATTACGGGGTGGGGCCGGGGCCTTACATGTACCTGCCCATCGTCGGGCCGACGACGCTGCGCGACATCATCGGGGACACGGTGGACAAGCTGATCGTGCCCTTCGCCGTGGGCAAGCCGTTCAACGAGCCCAAATATGTGATCCCCGCGACGATCCTGAACCAGTTGGGCCAGCGCGCCGCCTTCGACGAGACGATCCAGCAGATCCGCAGCGAGGAAAATCCCTACGCATATTATCGCGAACTCTACCTGAAGCAGCGCAAGGCGGAGATCGAAGCGCTGCACGGCCGCGCCGTGGAGGAGCCGGTGACGCCGGTCTACGGGCCTGGGTTGGGGAAGGCGCTGCCGCCGGAGCCGACCCCAACCCCCTGA
- a CDS encoding PepSY-associated TM helix domain-containing protein, whose product MHAPVRTQPNKKKSAKAFWLKQLHSWHWVSSAISLIGLLLFAFTGITLNHAADVEGSPQTVTRSATLPPALLKQVAPDDAPDARKPLPAPVAQWVEKEIGQSGAGEAEWSADEVYLALPRPGGDGWVSIDRHSGEVSSEATSRGWISYLNDLHKGRNAGNVWKWFIDIFAIACFLFALTGLLLLWLHARKRPTTWPLVAAGLAIPAVLAIIFIH is encoded by the coding sequence ATGCACGCCCCCGTCCGCACCCAGCCGAACAAGAAGAAGAGCGCCAAGGCCTTCTGGCTGAAACAGCTTCATAGCTGGCATTGGGTGAGTTCCGCGATCAGCCTGATCGGCCTGCTGCTGTTCGCCTTCACCGGCATCACGCTGAACCACGCCGCCGATGTCGAGGGGTCGCCGCAGACCGTGACCAGGTCCGCCACCCTGCCGCCCGCCCTGCTGAAGCAGGTCGCGCCTGACGACGCGCCAGACGCCAGGAAGCCCCTGCCCGCCCCGGTCGCCCAATGGGTGGAGAAGGAAATCGGCCAGAGCGGCGCTGGCGAGGCGGAATGGTCGGCGGACGAAGTCTATCTGGCGCTGCCGCGCCCCGGCGGCGATGGCTGGGTATCGATCGACCGGCATAGCGGCGAAGTCTCCAGCGAGGCGACGAGCCGCGGCTGGATCAGCTATCTCAACGACCTGCACAAGGGCCGCAATGCCGGCAATGTCTGGAAGTGGTTTATCGACATCTTCGCCATCGCCTGCTTCCTCTTCGCCCTGACCGGCCTGCTGCTGCTCTGGCTCCACGCCAGGAAGCGGCCGACCACCTGGCCGCTGGTCGCCGCCGGCCTCGCCATTCCGGCGGTCCTCGCCATCATCTTCATCCATTAA
- a CDS encoding DUF2271 domain-containing protein, whose product MQISHKIVLTGAAMGASALAMPAAAQTLDVTLTLPRLSVAEYHRPYVAIWLEKEGAPARTLSVLYDVDKRNNAGVKWLRDIRMWWRASGRSLTLPADGISGATRAPGTHKLSFTAGKGGMPALAPGKYTLVVEAARESGGREAVRVPLNVTAAGARGSASGQFELGAVSAVLSR is encoded by the coding sequence ATGCAAATCAGCCACAAGATCGTCCTGACCGGCGCGGCCATGGGTGCCAGCGCCCTCGCCATGCCCGCCGCCGCGCAGACGCTGGACGTCACGCTCACCCTGCCGCGCCTGTCGGTGGCGGAATATCACCGCCCCTATGTCGCGATCTGGCTGGAGAAGGAGGGCGCGCCCGCCCGTACCCTGTCGGTCCTCTACGATGTCGACAAGCGCAACAATGCCGGCGTCAAATGGCTGCGCGACATCCGCATGTGGTGGCGCGCCTCGGGCCGTTCGCTGACCCTGCCCGCCGACGGCATCTCCGGCGCCACCCGCGCGCCCGGCACCCATAAGCTGAGCTTCACCGCCGGAAAGGGCGGCATGCCGGCGCTGGCCCCCGGCAAATATACGCTGGTGGTGGAGGCCGCGCGCGAATCCGGCGGGCGGGAGGCGGTGCGGGTGCCGCTCAACGTGACGGCAGCGGGCGCCAGGGGCAGCGCCAGCGGCCAGTTCGAACTGGGCGCGGTCAGCGCCGTGCTGTCGCGCTGA
- a CDS encoding DUF4198 domain-containing protein, producing MMKFRKTLWLLAASATMALPQMADAARPWMLPSETMFAGSGNEWVTVDAAISSDLYYFDHPGQDWQPIATAPDGSAAQVENRAIGKLRQTFDLGIKTKGTYKIAIVNEMLMGSYMLNGERKMLPRGTTAATLATAVPQGATDVQTATARTRIETFVTAGEPDRKVFTTTGKGLEMVPVTHPNDLAVGEAATFQFLLNGKPAAGLDVVAIPGGIRYRSDLKQMDAKTDAEGKVSFTWPEAGMYWVSISSGGRRGPGGEGPGAGGPGGAPGAGRPQGQPQGEGAPRPPMGPPQDRATYAMTVEVQG from the coding sequence ATGATGAAATTCCGCAAGACGTTGTGGCTGCTTGCCGCCAGCGCCACCATGGCCCTGCCGCAGATGGCGGACGCGGCGCGGCCCTGGATGCTGCCGTCCGAAACCATGTTCGCGGGCTCCGGCAATGAATGGGTGACGGTGGACGCCGCCATTTCCAGCGACCTTTATTATTTCGACCATCCGGGCCAGGACTGGCAGCCCATCGCGACCGCGCCGGACGGCAGCGCGGCGCAGGTGGAAAACCGCGCCATCGGCAAGCTGCGCCAGACCTTCGACCTCGGCATCAAGACGAAGGGCACCTACAAGATCGCCATCGTCAACGAGATGCTGATGGGCAGTTACATGCTGAACGGCGAGCGCAAGATGCTGCCGCGCGGCACCACCGCCGCGACGCTGGCAACCGCCGTGCCGCAGGGCGCGACGGACGTGCAGACGGCGACGGCGCGCACCCGGATCGAAACCTTCGTGACGGCGGGCGAGCCGGACCGCAAGGTCTTCACGACCACGGGCAAGGGGCTGGAAATGGTGCCCGTCACCCACCCCAACGACCTTGCCGTGGGCGAAGCCGCCACCTTCCAGTTCCTGCTGAACGGCAAGCCGGCCGCCGGGCTGGACGTGGTCGCCATTCCCGGCGGCATCCGCTATCGGTCGGACCTCAAGCAGATGGACGCGAAGACCGACGCGGAGGGGAAGGTCAGCTTCACCTGGCCGGAAGCGGGCATGTATTGGGTCAGCATCAGCTCCGGCGGACGGCGCGGCCCCGGCGGCGAAGGCCCCGGCGCGGGCGGCCCCGGCGGTGCGCCGGGCGCGGGCAGGCCCCAGGGCCAGCCGCAGGGCGAAGGCGCGCCGCGCCCTCCCATGGGCCCGCCCCAGGACCGCGCCACCTATGCCATGACGGTGGAGGTGCAGGGCTGA
- a CDS encoding FAD:protein FMN transferase: protein MFGPGVRTGRISDLGGPTMGTSWSARIVDAPPGSAAAIEAVLSRIIAQMSNWEADSAISRFNAAPVGQWMPLPADMLAVLRAGLDMARLSDGAFDPAVGRLVAKWGFGPGGLKGLSEESHHPSPWRAMEIEGDRARRMADVTLDFSGIAKGFAVDAVANALCERGAAHFLVEIGGELRGQGIRPDLQPWWVDVEAPPGLRLPTLRIALCGMSVATSGDYRRFREEAGIRLSHSMDPATGAPIANDVASVTVLHESAMLADAWATAITIMGHERGMALATRHGIAACLIRRVGGGGQEYMTPALAAMLE, encoded by the coding sequence ATGTTCGGACCGGGCGTCCGGACAGGCAGGATCAGCGACCTTGGCGGGCCGACCATGGGCACGAGCTGGTCTGCCCGCATCGTCGACGCGCCTCCCGGCAGCGCGGCGGCGATAGAAGCGGTGCTGAGCCGCATCATCGCGCAGATGAGCAATTGGGAGGCGGATTCCGCCATCAGCCGCTTCAATGCCGCGCCGGTCGGCCAATGGATGCCGCTGCCTGCCGACATGCTGGCCGTGCTGCGCGCCGGGCTGGACATGGCCCGGCTGTCGGACGGCGCCTTCGATCCGGCGGTGGGCCGGCTGGTGGCGAAATGGGGCTTCGGTCCGGGCGGGCTGAAGGGCCTTTCCGAAGAGTCCCATCACCCCTCCCCTTGGAGAGCCATGGAGATAGAGGGCGACCGGGCCCGCCGGATGGCCGATGTGACGCTGGACTTTTCAGGGATCGCCAAGGGCTTTGCCGTCGATGCCGTCGCCAATGCGCTATGCGAACGTGGCGCCGCGCACTTCCTGGTGGAGATCGGCGGCGAATTGCGGGGGCAAGGCATAAGGCCAGACCTTCAACCCTGGTGGGTGGATGTGGAGGCGCCGCCCGGCCTCCGGCTCCCGACGCTGCGGATAGCGCTTTGCGGCATGTCGGTCGCCACCTCCGGCGACTATCGCCGCTTTCGCGAGGAGGCGGGCATTCGCCTCTCCCACAGCATGGACCCAGCCACCGGCGCGCCGATCGCCAATGACGTCGCTTCCGTGACCGTGCTCCACGAAAGCGCGATGCTGGCCGACGCCTGGGCGACGGCGATCACGATAATGGGGCATGAACGGGGCATGGCCCTCGCCACGCGGCACGGCATCGCCGCATGCCTGATCCGGCGGGTTGGAGGCGGTGGACAGGAATATATGACGCCCGCCCTCGCCGCGATGCTCGAGTGA
- a CDS encoding EAL domain-containing protein — protein MTSLRANLAELQTRRTDLVAALGLAESGASVDASWISGTFVHIARLWPLILLGKLCITALLHVPLYGDGNAGHAVALAAMLLVDGVAIVLPRGARFQLLRPHHQKWLMLPMVLLSGLSFSLMLGPALIAGEPSRNLVAEMAVALMAVSIFGDRRLLGVSYFCGLLIASILHRSDFAQIGLLISCIAAMLVAALRQAQADMNRAIAFHQRDLRAQRSDRLLREYEQSGRGWFWETDRHGCIAYISDTLARTLGLGNEALIGRPITEIIRPGDRQDGDGERTLGFHLSARTGFAEIPVRAAMAKDERWWSISGQPVFNEFGQFHGFRGSGTDLTEMRRSQAEVTRLAQYDSLTGLANRVQMMRSLEQAVAGKKGQPRDCTLMMLDLDRFKIVNDTLGHPAGDALLRQVSERIQRVVGNKGLVGRQGGDEFKILLPGRPDKIMLDHLARAIITDVSQPYMVEGTAVVIGVSIGISFCPQDGVTADELIRNADLALYAAKGDGRGVYRFYSPEMHADAEDRRQLEEDLRRALVENALHLVYQPVVSSRTEQIAGYEALLRWQHPVRGAISPTLFIPIAEESGLIGPIGEWVLRTACRDAAQWADGVRVAVNVSPIQFANQGLPSIVMNALAASGLTAERLELEITESVFLNDDDGTDLMFSRLKGIGVRLALDDFGTGYSSLGYLKKAPFDKIKIDQSFVRGAAIKGSPNSAIIKAIVSLAEALGMDTTAEGAETQDELALIRNLGCSHIQGYVYGRPLPAADVLIQQHGHGGVVTPQGFQSSRTERKTMLRTVAVHHDGHVYTGRIRNISATGAQLEGLWNVPEGTLFTIELGDNQTVNAMARWSRGDRLGVEFVQAIDPSTLRAMPRSMAS, from the coding sequence ATGACTTCCTTGCGGGCGAACCTGGCAGAACTGCAAACGCGGCGGACCGATCTCGTCGCCGCGCTCGGCCTTGCCGAAAGCGGCGCCTCTGTCGACGCATCCTGGATTTCCGGTACTTTCGTCCATATCGCCCGACTCTGGCCGCTGATCCTGCTGGGGAAGCTCTGCATCACCGCGTTGCTGCACGTGCCTCTCTACGGCGACGGCAATGCCGGTCATGCCGTCGCTCTGGCGGCCATGTTGCTGGTCGACGGCGTCGCCATCGTCCTGCCGCGCGGGGCCAGGTTCCAGCTTTTGCGGCCGCACCACCAGAAATGGCTGATGCTGCCCATGGTGCTGCTCTCGGGCCTCAGCTTCAGCCTGATGCTGGGCCCGGCGCTGATCGCCGGCGAACCGTCGCGCAACCTGGTGGCGGAAATGGCGGTTGCGCTGATGGCCGTTTCGATCTTCGGCGACCGGCGCCTGCTGGGCGTCAGCTATTTCTGCGGCTTGCTGATCGCATCCATCCTGCACCGAAGCGATTTCGCCCAGATCGGCCTGTTGATCAGTTGCATCGCCGCGATGCTGGTCGCCGCGCTGCGCCAGGCGCAGGCCGACATGAACCGCGCCATCGCCTTCCACCAGCGGGACTTGAGGGCGCAGCGTTCCGACCGGCTGCTCCGCGAATATGAGCAGTCGGGCCGCGGCTGGTTCTGGGAAACCGACCGCCATGGCTGCATCGCCTATATTTCCGACACATTGGCCCGCACGCTCGGCCTGGGTAACGAGGCGCTGATCGGCCGCCCGATCACGGAGATCATCCGCCCCGGCGACCGGCAGGATGGCGATGGCGAGCGCACATTGGGCTTCCACCTGTCGGCGCGCACGGGCTTTGCCGAAATCCCGGTCCGCGCCGCCATGGCGAAGGACGAACGCTGGTGGTCGATCTCCGGCCAGCCGGTGTTCAACGAATTCGGCCAGTTCCATGGCTTCCGGGGAAGCGGCACGGACCTCACCGAAATGCGCCGCAGCCAGGCGGAGGTGACGCGGCTCGCCCAATATGATTCGCTGACCGGGCTTGCCAACCGGGTGCAGATGATGCGCTCGCTGGAGCAGGCGGTCGCGGGCAAGAAGGGGCAGCCGCGCGACTGCACGCTGATGATGCTGGACCTCGACAGGTTCAAGATCGTCAACGACACGCTGGGCCACCCGGCGGGCGACGCGCTGCTGCGCCAGGTCAGCGAACGCATCCAGCGCGTGGTCGGCAACAAGGGACTGGTCGGCCGCCAGGGCGGCGACGAGTTCAAGATCCTGCTGCCCGGCCGGCCCGACAAGATCATGCTGGATCACCTGGCGCGGGCGATCATCACCGACGTGTCCCAGCCCTATATGGTGGAAGGCACGGCGGTCGTCATCGGCGTGTCGATCGGCATCTCCTTCTGCCCGCAGGACGGCGTCACGGCGGATGAACTCATCCGCAACGCCGACCTCGCGCTCTATGCCGCCAAGGGAGACGGGCGCGGCGTCTATCGCTTCTATTCGCCCGAAATGCACGCCGATGCCGAGGATCGCCGCCAGTTGGAGGAGGATCTGCGCAGGGCGCTGGTCGAAAACGCCTTGCACCTCGTCTATCAGCCGGTGGTATCTTCTCGTACCGAACAGATCGCCGGCTATGAGGCGCTGCTGCGTTGGCAGCATCCCGTGCGCGGGGCGATCTCCCCCACGCTTTTCATCCCCATCGCGGAGGAAAGCGGCCTGATCGGGCCGATCGGCGAATGGGTGCTGCGCACCGCCTGCCGCGATGCGGCGCAATGGGCGGATGGCGTGCGGGTGGCGGTGAACGTCTCGCCGATCCAGTTCGCCAATCAGGGCCTGCCCTCGATCGTCATGAATGCGCTCGCCGCCTCCGGCCTGACGGCCGAGCGGCTGGAGCTGGAGATCACCGAGAGCGTGTTCCTGAACGACGATGACGGCACGGATCTGATGTTCTCGCGCTTGAAGGGCATCGGCGTGCGCCTGGCGCTGGACGATTTCGGCACCGGCTATTCCTCGCTCGGCTATCTCAAGAAAGCGCCTTTCGACAAGATCAAGATCGACCAGAGCTTCGTGCGCGGCGCCGCGATCAAGGGCAGCCCCAACAGCGCGATCATCAAGGCGATCGTCAGCCTGGCCGAAGCGCTGGGCATGGACACCACGGCCGAGGGGGCGGAAACGCAGGACGAACTCGCGCTGATCCGCAACCTTGGGTGTAGCCATATCCAGGGCTATGTCTATGGCCGCCCGCTGCCGGCGGCGGACGTGCTGATCCAGCAGCATGGCCATGGCGGCGTCGTCACGCCGCAGGGCTTCCAGTCGAGCCGGACGGAACGCAAGACCATGCTGCGCACCGTCGCGGTCCACCATGACGGCCATGTCTACACCGGGCGCATCCGCAACATCTCCGCCACCGGCGCGCAATTGGAAGGCTTGTGGAACGTGCCGGAGGGCACGCTGTTCACGATCGAACTGGGCGACAACCAGACCGTCAACGCCATGGCGCGCTGGTCCAGGGGAGATCGGCTGGGCGTGGAATTCGTTCAGGCGATCGACCCTTCCACCCTGCGCGCAATGCCTCGGTCGATGGCTTCTTGA
- the dnaN gene encoding DNA polymerase III subunit beta gives MKATIERATLLKSLSHVQSVVERRNTIPILSNVLIEASADGAIKLMATDLDLQIVESVSAQVEQPGATTISAHTLFDIARKLPEGSQVSLHAAEGKMLIQAGRARFNLSTLPRDDFPVIAEGDLPTSFELPAETLKQIIDKTRFAISTEETRYYLNGIYFHVSDDGQPVLKAAATDGHRLARVTVPRPDGADGMPGIIVPRKCIGELRKLLDEVDGSVQISLSASKIRFGLGSAILTSKLIDGTFPDYSRVIPTANDKLLKIDPRSFEEGVDRVATIATEKTRAVKMTLDRDKITLSVTSPENGTAAEEVPGAFQGEGFDIGFNARYLLDILGQIDSDLVELHLADAAAPTLIREDDRSPALYVLMPMRV, from the coding sequence ATGAAGGCCACCATCGAACGCGCAACGCTGCTCAAGAGCCTCAGCCACGTCCAGTCGGTGGTCGAGCGGCGCAACACGATTCCGATCCTGTCCAACGTGCTGATCGAAGCGTCCGCGGACGGCGCGATCAAGCTGATGGCGACCGACCTCGACCTCCAGATCGTCGAAAGCGTCTCCGCCCAGGTCGAACAGCCCGGTGCGACGACCATTTCGGCCCACACCCTGTTCGACATCGCCCGCAAGCTGCCCGAGGGGTCGCAGGTCTCGCTCCACGCGGCGGAGGGCAAGATGCTGATCCAGGCGGGCCGCGCCCGCTTCAACCTGTCGACCCTTCCCCGCGACGACTTCCCGGTGATCGCCGAAGGCGACCTGCCGACCAGCTTCGAACTGCCCGCCGAAACGCTCAAGCAGATCATCGACAAGACGCGCTTCGCCATCTCGACCGAAGAGACGCGCTATTATCTCAACGGCATTTATTTCCATGTGTCGGATGACGGCCAACCCGTTTTGAAGGCCGCCGCGACCGACGGCCACCGCCTCGCCCGCGTCACCGTGCCCCGTCCCGACGGCGCGGACGGCATGCCCGGCATCATCGTGCCCCGCAAGTGCATCGGCGAACTGCGCAAGCTGCTGGATGAGGTCGATGGATCGGTGCAGATCAGCCTGTCCGCCAGCAAGATCCGCTTCGGCCTGGGCAGCGCGATCCTGACCAGCAAGCTGATCGACGGCACCTTCCCCGATTACAGCCGCGTCATCCCGACCGCCAACGACAAGCTGCTCAAGATCGACCCGCGCAGCTTCGAGGAAGGCGTGGACCGCGTCGCCACCATCGCCACGGAAAAGACCCGCGCCGTCAAGATGACGCTGGACCGCGACAAGATCACCCTGTCCGTCACCAGCCCCGAAAACGGCACGGCGGCGGAGGAAGTCCCCGGCGCCTTCCAGGGCGAGGGTTTCGACATCGGCTTCAACGCCCGCTATCTGCTGGACATTCTTGGCCAGATCGACAGCGACCTGGTGGAACTGCACCTGGCCGACGCCGCCGCCCCGACCCTGATCCGCGAAGACGACCGCAGCCCGGCCCTCTATGTGCTGATGCCGATGCGCGTCTGA
- the rlmN gene encoding 23S rRNA (adenine(2503)-C(2))-methyltransferase RlmN: MQSVANPLMPIPGAIDPVPVPRAVTPREDGRVDLMGLSRPQIGGALEEAGLDVKQAKLRSKQLFHWLYHRGETDFDAMTDLAKPMRGWMAERFVVGRPEVVEAQVSSDGTRKWLLRSDDGQDYEMVFIPDADRGTLCVSSQVGCTLNCRFCHTGTMRLVRNLTPGEIVGQVMLARDALGEWPKGSMASANDDEADDASQYSTDGRMLTNIVMMGMGEPLYNFDHVRDALKVVMDGDGLALSKRRITLSTSGVVPMMARAGAEIGVNLAVSLHAVTKDVRDELVPLNKKYGIEDLLQACADYPGANNARRITFEYVMIKDKNDSDADARELVRLLRQYKLPAKVNLIPFNPWPGTDYECSTPERIRRFSDIVFEGGISAPVRTPRGRDIMAACGQLKSASEKKSRAELDRLAAEKQAALG; encoded by the coding sequence ATGCAGTCAGTCGCCAATCCCCTGATGCCGATTCCCGGCGCTATCGATCCTGTGCCGGTGCCCCGCGCCGTGACGCCTCGCGAAGACGGGCGCGTCGACCTGATGGGGCTGTCGCGGCCGCAAATCGGGGGCGCGCTGGAAGAGGCCGGGCTGGACGTCAAGCAGGCGAAGCTGCGCTCGAAACAGTTGTTCCACTGGCTCTATCATCGCGGCGAGACCGATTTCGACGCCATGACCGACCTTGCCAAGCCGATGCGCGGCTGGATGGCGGAACGCTTCGTCGTGGGGCGGCCCGAAGTGGTCGAGGCGCAGGTGTCGAGCGACGGCACGCGCAAATGGCTGCTGCGGTCCGACGACGGGCAGGATTATGAGATGGTGTTCATCCCGGACGCGGACCGGGGAACGCTCTGCGTCTCCAGCCAGGTCGGGTGCACGCTCAACTGCCGTTTCTGCCATACCGGCACGATGCGGCTGGTGCGCAACCTGACGCCGGGCGAGATCGTCGGGCAGGTGATGCTGGCGCGGGATGCGCTGGGCGAGTGGCCCAAGGGGAGCATGGCGTCGGCCAATGACGATGAGGCGGACGACGCATCCCAGTACAGCACCGACGGGCGGATGCTGACCAACATCGTGATGATGGGCATGGGCGAGCCGCTCTATAATTTCGACCATGTGCGCGATGCGTTGAAGGTGGTGATGGACGGCGACGGGCTGGCCCTGTCGAAGCGGCGGATCACCCTGTCGACCTCCGGCGTGGTGCCGATGATGGCGCGGGCAGGGGCAGAGATTGGCGTCAATCTCGCGGTTTCGCTGCATGCCGTGACCAAGGATGTGCGCGACGAACTGGTGCCGCTGAACAAGAAATACGGCATCGAGGATCTGTTGCAGGCCTGCGCCGACTATCCGGGCGCGAACAATGCGCGGCGCATCACATTCGAATATGTGATGATCAAGGACAAGAATGACAGCGACGCGGATGCGCGGGAACTGGTGCGGCTGCTGCGCCAGTATAAGCTGCCCGCCAAGGTCAATCTGATCCCGTTCAATCCCTGGCCTGGCACGGACTATGAATGTTCGACGCCGGAGCGGATCAGGCGCTTTTCCGACATCGTGTTCGAGGGCGGGATCAGCGCGCCGGTGCGCACGCCCCGCGGGCGGGACATCATGGCGGCCTGCGGGCAGTTGAAGTCGGCCAGCGAGAAGAAGAGCCGGGCGGAACT